A stretch of DNA from Anopheles nili chromosome 2, idAnoNiliSN_F5_01, whole genome shotgun sequence:
ACCGCACAGATAGCACGAGAATGGCTTCTCGCCGGTGTGCACTCGTACGTGCACATTCACCGAGTACTTGTCCTTGAAGGCTTTCGAGCAGATCGAGCAGTAATGAAGTGATCGACCTCGCTTCTGTCCGCTGTTGGCCGCACCGGCTGCTACTGAGTCACTGCATGAGCTGCTCGAGCTACTCGAACTACTGCTCGAACTGCtagagctgctgctgctcgagctaCTACTGCTGCCGTTGGCGCTCTGATCCGTAGTGGGCAGTTGGTTCATCggacaactgctgctgttatTGTTGGTGTCCAGTTTACCTTCGAACCCGGTCGCTCCTGAGACCGAGGACACGCTGGTAGAGGAATCCCTCGTTGTGGACACCGTGAGTGAAGGAAGCATGGCCGGATGGTGCTGAGTTTGTGTAGAGGAACTGTCGGATACGGCAAAGCCGGTGTACATGTACGATGAAGGTTCGGTGTACAGGCTGTGGCTTGACGTCTGCAAACCTATATCGCTGGCTGGCCCTAGTGGTCCTCGTTCACCGAAGCTAGACAGCTGGATTTCATTCAGCAACCCTTCTACAGTGCCGTGTAGGCTGATGGCGGACGAGgactgatgctgctgttgttgctgcggaAGATGGCCACCGATCGCCGGTACCGAGGAGGAGCCCATCAGTGGCACActgttctgctgctgctggtgctggtgtgaTTGTACTGCAGGTTTGGTGGAGTAGTACTCGGCTAGGTCGTAGCTGGAGCCATCGAAGTTGAAGCAGTCCACAGGCGAATCGTACGATGTTGCGGAATCCGCGATGTCAGGTGCCAGAGGAACCGGCGATTCAAGGGCGTTGGTGTCCGACCAAACGATACCATGTTCCGGTGACTCGTGCAGCACTGTGAGGGTGTAGATTTGACCATCTGGACCTGTACCGTCTTGAGGAGGATCACCCGGAGTCGTCGGTGTAGAGCACGCGGGTTGGTTATCATACGCAGGCCAGTAGTGACTCATTCCTCCGACGGAAGAATGCAGCCGTTGGTTCATGTCCGAACGCGATGGACCCCAGATCTA
This window harbors:
- the LOC128721257 gene encoding uncharacterized protein DDB_G0271670-like; this translates as MLTDPKMRSTLGLMGSGENAIKRELIDPLDAASHPNHGILLDDRLRLETKNLPHSELAGEAALIGLVGPDSGCPRTGPLPYANQPTQNKQPLQGFDQIWGPSRSDMNQRLHSSVGGMSHYWPAYDNQPACSTPTTPGDPPQDGTGPDGQIYTLTVLHESPEHGIVWSDTNALESPVPLAPDIADSATSYDSPVDCFNFDGSSYDLAEYYSTKPAVQSHQHQQQQNSVPLMGSSSVPAIGGHLPQQQQQHQSSSAISLHGTVEGLLNEIQLSSFGERGPLGPASDIGLQTSSHSLYTEPSSYMYTGFAVSDSSSTQTQHHPAMLPSLTVSTTRDSSTSVSSVSGATGFEGKLDTNNNSSSCPMNQLPTTDQSANGSSSSSSSSSSSSSSSSSSSSSSSCSDSVAAGAANSGQKRGRSLHYCSICSKAFKDKYSVNVHVRVHTGEKPFSCYLCGKSFRQKAHLEKHYQTHLHQKNLTKRPKPLKAKSDAQQQLQQHQQQQQQLLQHQQPQQLEQHLQQDAETGLLLNQVKVIGNC